The following coding sequences are from one Musa acuminata AAA Group cultivar baxijiao chromosome BXJ2-4, Cavendish_Baxijiao_AAA, whole genome shotgun sequence window:
- the LOC135609824 gene encoding binding partner of ACD11 1-like encodes METRTVQVGNISDLAGEREIREFFSFSGDIEHLEIRGDAGTPRLAFVTFKDPKALEIALLLSGATIVDRIVSIAPVENYVPTVEQVEANEAEFTTPFGNNVTYVEGKNSPSSGRVYVSKAHDVVSSMLAKGSALRQDAINKAKAFDEKHQLRANASAKVVSFDKRVGLSEKITVGISIVNEKVKSVDQKLHVSDKTMAALFAAEQKLNDTGTAVKSNRYVTAGTAWLNGAFGKVAKAGHVAGTRTREKFQLAVSNLTEKDPVVAA; translated from the exons ATGGAG ACGAGAACGGTTCAAGTCGGGAATATCTCAGATCTGGCCGGAGAAAGGGAGATTCGGGAGTTCTTCTCTTTTTCTGGCGACATCGAGCACCTCGAGATTCGAGG CGACGCTGGTACTCCGAGGCTTGCGTTTGTTACATTTAAGGATCCAAAAGCGCTCGAGATCGCTCTATTGCTGTCG GGAGCAACTATTGTAGACCGAATTGTGAGCATAGCTCCTGTTGAAAATTATGTTCCTACCGTTGAG CAAGTTGAGGCAAATGAGGCAGAATTTACAACTCCTTTTGGAAACAATGTGACATATGTTGAG GGTAAAAATAGTCCTAGCAGTGGACGGGTCTATGTTAGTAAAGCTCATGATGTTGTCTCGAGCATGCTAGCTAAAGGTTCAGCACTCAGACAAGATGCTATTAACAAAGCTAAAGCATTTGACGAGAAGCATCAACTAAGGGCTAATGCATCCGCAAAGGTTGTTTCTTTTGATAAGCGGGTCGGCCTTTCAGAGAAAATAACAGTTGGAATCTCTATTGTCAATGAAAAAGTGAAATCTGTAGATCAAAAGCTACATGTGTCTGATAAGACTATGGCTGCCCTATTTGCAGCAGAGCAAAAGCTGAATGACACTGGCACTGCTGTCAAGAGCAACAG GTATGTAACTGCTGGAACTGCATGGTTAAATGGTGCTTTTGGAAAAGTGGCAAAGGCTGGTCATGTTGCAGGCACCAGAACAAGGGAGAAGTTTCAATTGGCAGTCTCAAATTTAACAGAAAAG GATCCGGTTGTTGCTGCATAG
- the LOC135609827 gene encoding B3 domain-containing protein REM16-like — protein MDEVDVRCLECRKWKQHYYWNHFEATKRSFFKVLIADFSRKLSIPRKFVLHFKDLPKDAKLKGPSGNLWNVKLKRSGDDVAFTGGWSKFAEDHLLELGDFLVFRYIGDSCFKVLVFDKTACEKEHSYFIGEKTAAEVGDACPSRGSKHKSVEPPLEDDQKCSDGESANAAAEHASDRNPIMSAGKECSFRRSLIRQQPRRRSCRRRTSESPAEHHIDNSNPQYDILIPATLDVLFLKCCR, from the exons aTGGACGAGGTGGACGTGAGGTGCCTCGAATGCAGGAAATGGAAGCAGCACTACTACTGGAATCATTTTGAAGCCACAAAGAGGAGTTTCTTCAAGGTTCTGATTGCTGATTTCTCAAGAAAACTC AGCATCCCCAGGAAGTTTGTGCTGCACTTCAAGGACTTACCGAAGGATGCAAAGCTGAAAGGGCCAAGCGGAAACCTATGGAACGTCAAGCTGAAGAGAAGCGGTGACGATGTTGCTTTCACGGGTGGGTGGAGTAAGTTTGCAGAAGACCATCTGCTGGAGCTAGGGGACTTCCTCGTCTTCAGATACATCGGCGATTCATGTTTCAAGGTGTTGGTCTTCGACAAGACTGCCTGCGAGAAGGAGCACTCGTACTTTATAGGAGAGAAGACAGCTGCAGAGGTTGGCGACGCATGCCCTTCACGGGGCAGCAAGCACAAGTCCGTAGAACCACCGTTGGAAGACGATCAGAAGTGCAGCGACGGCGAGTCGGCCAATGCAGCAGCAGAGCATGCTTCGGACCGCAACCCCATCATGTCTGCAGGCAAGGAATGCTCGTTTAGGCGATCATTAATCAGACAACAGCCACGACGCAGGAGTTGTAGGAGGAGAACATCGGAATCTCCTGCAGAACATCACATCGATAACTCGAATCCTCAGTATGATATCTTAATTCCTGCGACATTAGATGTGCTTTTCTTGAAATGTTGCAGATGA
- the LOC135611406 gene encoding B3 domain-containing protein REM19-like, which translates to MTKMRSSSSSINPTRRPATAEEKQRALSLARSMKTAHPSFIAELRQSNVSQSYVLVIPHGFAVQNMPGCDQSVLLRLPSGGTWQVNYIVHYKATKFGSGWRQFVVDNELEKDDVCLFEIIRAKNYDFVLEVNIFRAVTPAIVLPTELSTEGKGNTKGRDPIEVVARR; encoded by the exons ATGACAAAGATGAGATCAAGTTCATCGTCCATCAACCCTACCAGGAGACCTGCCACTGCGGAGGAGAAACAAAGAGCTCTGAGTCTCGCCCGTTCAATGAAAACAGCACATCCATCATTTATAGCAGAGCTGAGGCAAAGTAATGTCAGCCAAAGTTATGTTCTG GTTATCCCACATGGATTTGCAGTACAAAACATGCCTGGATGCGATCAAAGCGTCCTCCTCCGTCTGCCCAGTGGTGGAACCTGGCAAGTCAACTATATTGTGCATTACAAGGCAACTAAGTTCGGCTCAGGATGGAGGCAGTTCGTAGTGGATAATGAACTGGAAAAGGATGATGTGTGTCTCTTTGAGATCATCAGGGCAAAGAACTACGACTTCGTCTTGGAGGTCAACATCTTTCGAGCAGTAACGCCGGCCATCGTGCTGCCGACCGAGCTCTCGACTGAAGGAAAGGGTAACACAAAAGGCCGTGATCCGATCGAGGTGGTGGCACGTCGATAG
- the LOC135609826 gene encoding protein JINGUBANG-like: MGESAGSSLGSSHVATYANVHQSSTDDDFPRQSTSSATAGSGFDSDYTVATSGESSPFISSPWHQSAPYPPYDPASGDADAAALPCTGLIGSLVREEGHIYSLAATGGLLYTGSDSKNIRVWKNQKDFAGFKSSSGLVKAIVVASDRIFTGHQDGRIRAWRVSPKDATVHKRIGTLPRLKDVLRSSLNPSNYVEVRRNRSALWIRHSDAISSLSLNEDQGLLYSGSWDKTFKVWRISDSRCLESVVAHDDAVNSVVAAFGGLVFTGSADGTVKVWRRELHGKGTKHTLVQTLLKQEIAVTTLAVSPTASIVYCGSSDGIVNFWEGEQHQSHGGTLQGHKMSVLCLAAAGNLLLSGSADKSICVWRREGAVHTCLSVLSGHSGPVKCLAIETDDAGEDGGSSVARWIVYSGSLDKSVKVWRVSEQAPTALLRGPQHVPVEPEDSGAYRGSNGGGSDQAYGGAFEGSMAQVRAAA, translated from the coding sequence ATGGGGGAGAGTGCAGGCAGCAGTCTTGGCAGTAGTCACGTCGCCACGTACGCCAACGTGCACCAGTCGTCAACGGACGATGACTTCCCGCGACAAAGCACCTCCTCGGCCACGGCCGGCTCCGGGTTCGACTCGGACTACACCGTAGCCACGAGCGGCGAGAGCTCACCCTTCATCTCGTCCCCCTGGCACCAGAGCGCCCCTTACCCGCCTTACGACCCTGCATCCGGCGACGCTGACGCCGCGGCGCTTCCCTGCACCGGGCTCATAGGGTCGCTGGTGCGGGAGGAGGGCCACATTTACTCGCTGGCCGCCACCGGTGGCCTCCTCTACACGGGCTCCGACAGCAAGAACATCCGGGTGTGGAAGAACCAGAAGGACTTCGCCGGGTTCAAGTCCAGCAGCGGGCTCGTCAAGGCCATCGTCGTCGCGTCCGACCGCATCTTCACCGGGCACCAGGACGGCCGCATCCGGGCCTGGAGGGTGTCGCCGAAGGACGCCACCGTGCACAAGCGGATCGGGACCCTTCCCAGGCTCAAGGACGTCCTCCGGAGCTCTCTCAACCCCTCCAACTACGTCGAGGTCCGGCGCAACCGCAGTGCGCTGTGGATTCGCCACTCCGACGCCATCTCGTCCCTCAGCCTGAACGAGGACCAGGGGCTGCTCTACTCCGGATCCTGGGACAAGACCTTCAAGGTGTGGCGGATCTCCGACTCCAGATGCCTGGAGTCCGTCGTCGCCCACGACGACGCCGTCAACTCGGTAGTGGCGGCCTTCGGCGGGCTCGTCTTCACCGGCTCCGCCGACGGCACCGTCAAGGTGTGGCGTAGGGAGCTGCATGGGAAGGGCACCAAGCACACGCTCGTGCAGACGCTTCTCAAGCAGGAGATCGCCGTGACCACGCTGGCGGTTAGCCCGACGGCGTCCATCGTCTACTGCGGCTCCTCCGACGGGATCGTCAACTTCTGGGAGGGGGAGCAGCACCAGTCCCACGGCGGGACGCTGCAGGGCCACAAGATGTCGGTGCTCTGCCTCGCGGCGGCCGGGAACCTGCTGCTGAGTGGCTCCGCGGACAAGAGCATCTGCGTGTGGAGGCGCGAGGGCGCGGTGCACACCTGCCTCTCGGTGCTCAGCGGCCACTCCGGCCCCGTCAAGTGCCTCGCCATAGAGACGGACGACGCCGGCGAGGACGGTGGCAGCTCCGTCGCGAGGTGGATCGTCTACAGCGGCAGCCTGGACAAGTCGGTGAAGGTGTGGCGGGTATCGGAGCAGGCGCCGACCGCGCTGCTGAGGGGGCCGCAGCACGTGCCGGTGGAACCGGAGGACTCGGGGGCAtaccgcgggagcaacggcggcggGTCCGACCAAGCTTACGGCGGGGCGTTCGAGGGGTCCATGGCGCAAGTACGAGCCGCCGCATGA